CTCGCTCAGGAAGGCGATCGAGGCCGCGGGCGAGCGCGCGTCCTTCGTGCAGGATGCACACAGCGCCGCCAGCTCGGATGCGCTGGTGCTGCCCGGCGTCGGTGCATTCGGTGCGGCGGCGGCGCGGCTGGCGCGTTCCGGCGCGGAGCTGCGCGATGCGATCCGCAGCGGACTGCCGACGCTCGGCATCTGCCTCGGCATGCAGCTCCTCTTCGATGCGAGCGACGAGGGAGGCGGGCACGGCCTCGGCGTGATCCCGGGGCGCGTGCGGAAAATGAGGGCGCGCCGGCTGCCGCAGATGGGCTGGAACGACGTCGAGACGTCGCCCGATCCGC
This region of Longimicrobiales bacterium genomic DNA includes:
- the hisH gene encoding imidazole glycerol phosphate synthase subunit HisH, coding for MNVAIFDYGTGNLHSLRKAIEAAGERASFVQDAHSAASSDALVLPGVGAFGAAAARLARSGAELRDAIRSGLPTLGICLGMQLLFDASDEGGGHGLGVIPGRVRKMRARRLPQMGWNDVETSPDPLFQALPPLLAYYANSYIVRPAQPECVIAWSEHGGERFPAAVRSGSAVGVQFHPEKSGASGLQLIANFLAGARR